A DNA window from Theobroma cacao cultivar B97-61/B2 chromosome 5, Criollo_cocoa_genome_V2, whole genome shotgun sequence contains the following coding sequences:
- the LOC18598145 gene encoding uncharacterized protein LOC18598145: MAGTSNFTKRELFYGSVEDDRDQNYSVHTKGRKKLLVFGLGGLLCHRICRKDTTEVPIVHRRPDAVYGSYAVYKRPYCEEFMKFCLSRFEVGIWSSAREWYLNSALDCIMSGLRSKILFAWDQNECTNTGVSCLEKKEKPIFLKELKKVWDRNWSSSLQHRDEYSASNTLLIDDKPYKALLNPPYTAIFPSEYKANQVNDNSLGPNGELWRYLEGLAAADDVPSYVKAHPFGQPAITPMHSDWDYYSKIMVNIQGTR; encoded by the exons ATGGCTGGGACGAGTAACTTTACCAAGCGGGAATTGTTTTATGGAAGTGTGGAAGATGATAGAGATCAGAACTATTCTGTTCACACAAAGGGGAGAAAGAAACTTCTTGTTTTTGGTCTTGGAGGGTTGCTTTGCCATAGAATCTGCAGGAAAGACACAACTGAAGTTCCAATAGTACATCGTAGGCCCGATGCTGTTTATGGAAGCTACGCTG TGTACAAGAGGCCTTATTGTGAAGAGTTCATGAAATTCTGTCTTTCAAGATTTGAGGTGGGGATATGGTCATCTGCAAGAGA ATGGTACTTGAACAGCGCCTTGGACTGTATAATGAGTGGGCTGAGAAGCAAGATATTATTTGCTTGG GATCAAAATGAATGTACTAATACTGGAGTCAGCTGcttggagaagaaagaaaaaccgATATTTTTGAAGGAATTGAAGAAAGTGTGGGATAGAAATTGGTCTAGCTCTCTGCAGCACAGGGATGAATATTCAGCATCGAATACGTTGCTAATTGATGATAAGCCCTACAAAGCCCTGCTAAATCCT CCTTACACCGCCATATTTCCTTCTGAATACAAGGCGAACCAAGTTAATGACAATTCTTTAG GTCCAAATGGCGAGCTGTGGCGCTACTTGGAAGGGCTGGCAGCGGCAGATGATGTCCCTTCATATGTTAAGGCACATCCTTTTGGGCAGCCTGCAATAACGCCAATGCACTCAGATTGGGATTACTACTCCAAGATTATGGTCAATATTCAAGGGACAAGGTAG
- the LOC18598146 gene encoding LOW QUALITY PROTEIN: uncharacterized protein LOC18598146 (The sequence of the model RefSeq protein was modified relative to this genomic sequence to represent the inferred CDS: inserted 2 bases in 1 codon) — MYYPVLYINSSSSSGTNIEDKASKVEMKPINDKKEDKKTPVVIQAVSHDEERKKKVEKTEVPSRNIDTIKYVEKKLEDKGVQRMERHPANGIGIGRPPPKSGHGGKYRWEGPNDVAENELLAVPAAIDEKDPNYIDEAXKKRGLRGEKSDVAGFVMGEVEVAKAFEDREGVARVELDPHLKVN; from the exons ATGTACTATCCCGTACTTTATATAAACTCAAGCTCTTCATCAGGCACAAACATCGAAGACAAAGCCAGCAAAGTGGAAATGAAACCTATCAACGACAAAAAGGAAGACAAGAAAACTCCCGTGGTGATCCAAGCTGTAAGCCACGACGAAGAGCGTAAAAAGAAAGTTGAGAAGACAGAAGTGCCCTCTCGGAACATAGACACCATCAAGTACGTAGAGAAGAAGTTGGAGGACAAAGGGGTCCAACGGATGGAGCGACACCCGGCTAATGGGATCGGGATTGGTCGGCCACCGCCAAAGTCGGGTCATGGGGGGAAGTACAGGTGGGAAGGACCTAATGACGTGGCAGAGAACGAGCTGTTGGCGGTGCCTGCAGCTATCGATGAGAAGGACCCAAACTATATCGATGAGGC GAAGAAGAGAGGATTGAGGGGAGAGAAGAGCGACGTGGCTGGGTTTGTTATGGGTGAAGTGGAAGTGGCTAAAGCCTTTGAAGATCGAGAAGGGGTGGCTAGAGTTGAGCTTGATCCTCACTTGAAGGttaattaa